GCGCGAGATAATATTTTAAACTTAATTTATTGTTATATGGTATCTAACGCTACCCGAAACAATCAACTGGAGTTTACATGAGTTACTAAACAGATCATGACTATTTAATCATGTGAATGAAGATTGCATGGTCAAGTAATATGTTCTGCTTCCCGGGGTCGACCCCCTTGTTTTAGCGGGTGAGTTGGCCTTTTCTAACCCAAACACGGGCTAGCTAGGCTTATCCTTGAGCTGGTGAATTTTCTTTTGCCGTCCAAACATGGACGAGATGTATAAACTCCACAGTTTTTTTCGACAAAAAAGAGGTTATGTTAAAGATGAAAAAACCAAGCCAAATACAGGTTACAAGTTTTGCTGTAAGAGCAGCGAAAAAGCAAACCACAGTTGTTCTTTACATATGCAAAACTACTTCCCCATTGTGTAAAATCTGAGAGCTATCGACAAATTTAAAAGTGTCTACCTCACAACTCCACAGAACCAACGTCGATGAGGAGGCTAATCTCATACACCTTCTTTGGCCTCCCCCCATGGACCCTGCTATTCCTCTCCTTCCATATGTTCCATATAAGAGCATAATGAAACAAGCTCCAAACTTCCTTGCATCTTCCTTGTTGTACATTCCAGTTCCAGGCTTCGAACAATTGCATGACAGTTGAAGGCATAGGCCAGGAAATGTGAAACGCTTTGATAAAATAGTCCCATACTGCGAAGGTTGTATCCCAATGCATAAACAGGTGATCCACAGATTCACCCTCATTGTTACACATTACACAATCTAAACTATCCACTGTCACACCTATGTGATGCAACATGTCCCTGGTTGGCAATGAGTTATTGAAGATTGCCCATAACAGAAAGCTACCTTTCTGCGGGATTGTTTTCTTCCATAAAAACTTATGAAAAACACATTCATTTTGAGTACCTGACAAAGCCTCATAACAAGCGCCTTGTGGAGAAGTTGTCCAGAAGCTGCACTTCATCATCACCTTCAACCAATACCGGAACATTTCCAAGCCCTTCGTAACAGATCCCATTCCATCTTTTCATTGGAATTTAAAGTGTGTTTGAAAGAACCCACCCATCTGCCGTCTTGTATCATGTCAGCTATGGATGCTTGCTTATTGTTGCAACCATTATATATGTTCGGAAAAAGATCTTTGAGACAACCGTTAACATCCCATTTATCCGTCCAAAATCGAATTCCTCTCCCATTTCTCATCTTGAAGCTGGTAAAATCTTGAGTTTATGGAACCATTCTTGTCACATTTCGCCACAAACTTCTACCCTGGACAGCCGTATCCTCAGCAGGTAACAAAATCTCTTCAGAAACTTTCACTTTTTGCTGCACTATTTTTCTCCAAAGAACATTTTTCTGAGTAGAATATCTCCATACCCATTTAATCAATAAAGCCTTATTGGTGTTTCTTAAGCTTTTCACACCTAACCCTCCACAAATTTTAGGCACACAGATTTTAGGCCATCCCACCCAagccattttcttcttctctgcggTAGAGCCCCATAAAAAGTTTCTCATAATAGCGATCATTTTCTTCTCTACACAAACTGGCAAGTGAAAAAGAGATAAGAAATAAAGAGGTAAACTTGAAAGACAATGTTTAATGAGTAAAAGTCTCCCCGCTTTATTCAAGTACTTCCTCTTCCAAGAAGCAAGTTTTAACTCCATCTTTTCAAGAACCGAGTCCCAAATGGATATATTCCTTGAAGCAACACCTACAGGAAAACCAAGATACTTAATAGGAAGTCTCTTGGTTTTACACCCTAACTCTTTAGCCAACACTTCAATCACTTCAACAGCACCAATACTCACCATAGTGCTTTTTTCAAGGTTTAACTTCATTCCGGTTAAAGACTCAAAAATGGACAGAATAATGAACAATCTAGTGACTTCTTCTGAAGTAGCATCAAGGAAAATGATAGTATCATCCGCAAATTGAAGATGAGGGATCATGGTACCTGTACCAGTCACTCTAAATCCATGGATTTGATCCCTTAtaacaacatcattcatcaacttTGAAAGAATTTCAACAGCCAGTAAGAAAAGGTACGGTGAAAGAGAATCACCATGTCTTAGACCTTTTGTTGGCTTGAACTTCTCAGTTGAACCACCATTAACAAGAAAAAAAAGGTATGAAGAAGATACACACCATTGTACCCATCTAATCCACTT
This is a stretch of genomic DNA from Papaver somniferum cultivar HN1 chromosome 1, ASM357369v1, whole genome shotgun sequence. It encodes these proteins:
- the LOC113273256 gene encoding uncharacterized protein LOC113273256, giving the protein MGSVTKGLEMFRYWLKVMMKCSFWTTSPQGACYEALSGTQNECVFHKFLWKKTIPQKGSFLLWAIFNNSLPTRDMLHHIGVTVDSLDCVMCNNEGESVDHLFMHWDTTFAVWDYFIKAFHISWPMPSTVMQLFEAWNWNVQQGRCKEVWSLFHYALIWNIWKERNSRVHGGRPKKVYEISLLIDVGSVEL